In the genome of Aricia agestis chromosome 4, ilAriAges1.1, whole genome shotgun sequence, the window CTCCATGGTAACATCAGAAAATAATCCATTATTTAATAAACTCTCAAGATCGTGACATAACTCTGATGCAGGAACATTACTTGTATACTCCACTTTTACATCTTTTGttatataaaatgaatatttaagtctTAAGCTTCCatctgataaaaaataatcaactcCTTCTTTTCCTACTATATCCCTTTTAAACAATGTAGTTATATATTGCCATTTTTTGGGATAGCAAGTATGATAATCATTCATGACAATTGATCGTTCTTCaaatcttttcatacaaattgtaacAATAGCTTTTAGAAATACTGGAGTAGGATACAAGTAATACAATTCTATCAGTTCGTTATTATGTCCcaaaaaatgcattttcaaCTGGAATCGATTTTCTAAAGCTGTTTCTGGTTTAGTGCGTATTTCTTGCGTTGTTTTTTTGTCAAGATAATTAACGAAAAATGGAATAGTCCATATTAACGAATGAATTTTTGATTGAGCTCCCTGGCGTATAGAATAATTTAAATCACCTTCTTTTGCTAACGCCTGGTTAACGTCATTCATTGTTTTAAAAACGTATTTGTTCAGGaccaaatatataatattattttattattgtatgaactgtttatattatattgatgagATGACGTGACATCTAATCTTACACAAATGACTTTAGATCTACTTCAACAAAACGagttatttcataatattctagaacattaatgtttttattaagatTGTTAGCTAAATTTTACTTACTGTGCCTCATAAATATTCTCAAATTCTCAATAACTACAGTGTCGCCTAACGCCTTGTACAGAAAGTATTGATTAATGTGATAACTTCTTCTTTGTCTTGTGTTTATGTTAGCCTTAAAAAAGCTATATGAATTTTCTGAATTGGCAAGGTTAATAAAGTGCTTAAGATTATTAATTTAGCACTGAAACTTATGGTTAAAATTATCAAATTATTCTACCAGAGTgctgtattattttaataataataatttaccataataattatagttaatttGTCAATTCTCAATAGgaaaaataagttataaaattttatgtaatcggaaactattatttttcatgtaaacGGTAGCTCTGTAGTCTATGAtcaccgggacgaattaaaaaaaaaaagtctatgaTCTGCTGTCATGTCAAAATGTCAACACATTTCTGTCAAATTGTGTTTTGGCATTTGGCAATCAATAGTGaaaatttattgtaaaataatatttacggaTTTCTAATCTATTTGTGTGTGGATgagttgataaaattttatctgaAAAAATCTTATCAACATCTTCGTAATGTTCATTTGATTGAGAGTAATCGTTTGATAGAATATCAATCTCATATCATTGTCGTGCTTGTCAATTCACCAAAGCGTAACAGCGAtcgggaaaatattttttgtaactttatACTGTTTTGGCAAATGATTCTTTGTCTTCGTAATGGAAGATTACAAGTTTTTGTTTAAAGTCGTATTAGTTGGGAATGCAGGTGTTGGCAAAACGTGTTTAGTGCGAAGATTCACTCAAGGCTTATTTCCACCAGGCCAAGGTGCTACTATAGGTGTGGACTTTATGATCAAAACTGTTGAAGTCGACGGTGAAAAAGTAAAGGTAAATatgatatagattatagaggaGTTCGAAATAATCATTACTAATCAAAAGTAGAGTATAAACAGCTGATATTCAGATTTGTAAGTTTGCCTTGTACAAGTTTACCTTGTAATGTTTACTTGCATGATGCATACTTTCTGCTGGTCAGATTTATTGCTACCTTATTTTAACTAATCTTTCTGAGACTACTACCTTACTAccttattttaactaatgttCTTgagaaaatgtatttaattttatttatgctgTTTTGTGAAAAAAGTGCTTGTAAAAATACTTGTTTTAAATGTCACATGATTGAATGCCTTGTTATAAGTTGTAACATTTACATGactcacataatatttattctgaTTTCAGTTACAAATATGGGATACAGCTGGTCAAGAACGTTTTAGATCAATAACACAAAGCTACTACCGTTCAGCCCATGCTTTAATATTAGTGTATGACATATCATGCCAACCAACGTTTGACTGTTTACCAGATTGGTTAAGAGAAATTGAAGAATATGctaataataaggttttaagAATATTAGTTGGTAAGTTTTActgttaagtaataaaatattatatttgtttctaaAATGTGTTTAATACAAGGTTCTGCTATGACCTGATAATTTCTTTTGCCATTGGCATGCACTTAATTCATATTATCATAGAAACTACTGTTAAGTTCTGGAATTTGGTTTACATAATGTCTGTCAACTCTTTTGGTATTGTGATAACAACTTCAATCTAAACAGCcaagtattaattatttacacaatacatactatttaactttttaaaataatcaacCTAGTATAACATGGTCTTTCAGGTAATAAAACAGATAGAGAAGATAGGGAGATACCCAGACATATTGGTGAGGATTTTGCCCAGAGACATGGCATGTATTTTCTTGAAACGTCAGCAAAGGAGGCGGAAAATGTGGAGCGTTTGTTTATGGAGATTGCTGTAGAGCTGATGGAGGTAATTTTAATGTCTAtctattacatattaatattttaaagctgaagagtttgtttgaatgcgctaatctcaggagctactggtccgatttgaaaaattcttttgtagTGTGTATGTTACTAGTCACCACACTTcactttcagtgttagatagctcatttatcaatgAAGGCTATATTACATCACGCTAAAGGTACAATTTTGTGCATCGCGACAGTCATAAGCCGCgcgcggccgacgacagtcgtagtCGTCTGTCAAAGTTAGAAACGGTGCCATACATCTTTATACAATGACTATTGTcgcgagcggccgacgacagtcgtaggtcgcgcgcggcttacgactgtcgcgatgcacggaattgtaccttaagATTAATAGGAccaaagaaacagaggaaaatgtggaaaaaacaggatttttttaaagtgcttatctcacaaactactggagcaatttttatgttatttagcacagatagAGAGAGGACCACATGAAGGGATATAGACtatttttttgtggaaaatATACCGTtttcgtgaaattcctaatttacgtgggcgaagTCGCGCGGAATATCTAggaatttataaatttatccttattagggttctgtacccaaagggtaagaacgggaccctgttagtcccattactgagacttcgatgtctgttcgtctgtctgtctgtccccaggctgtatctcaagaactgctatagctagacttctgaaattttcacaaattgtgtatttctatagCCGCtcgcgctataacaacaaatgctaCAAcatacaacaattttttttttccctttttgctcgtaatcaataatatggcaactgctaggcacttgaaaatttcacagcatccttaattatattattttgtactttaaaaattgatgataatattaaaataaaataaatattcccatacaaaaaactagtgaccgaccgaactttcggtttcggtttcggccaaaaaatctagtttcggccttagtttcggtttcggctatattttggccgaaactgaaactaaggccgaaactcatgcatcgttcggtaaacttcgcagttaactcgagcttgcttgccagcgaggccctggctcagttcgccaccatctatttaatcatgttttgagattatgtattccagattactcccaaatcaaaaattagcacttcgttttattttcattaaattgtcttaacttattgttatcgaaattatattattgaattttatttctacgataaaagcaggcttatttaatatatataactgttggcaaattacgtgctattttaacaatgtttcccaaacaaacgatttagtaaatgctatgataaattgattataatattgtgtgtgaactttatttacttaagaattttgtttgac includes:
- the LOC121726371 gene encoding speckle-type POZ protein-like, producing MNDVNQALAKEGDLNYSIRQGAQSKIHSLIWTIPFFVNYLDKKTTQEIRTKPETALENRFQLKMHFLGHNNELIELYYLYPTPVFLKAIVTICMKRFEERSIVMNDYHTCYPKKWQYITTLFKRDIVGKEGVDYFLSDGSLRLKYSFYITKDVKVEYTSNVPASELCHDLESLLNNGLFSDVTMESCDGTSFNVHKAVLASRSAVLKAHFQHNTTESQTNIIHSSVDAEVLREILTFVYSDKAPKIYEFPEKLLAAADFYQLNRLKSLCEEALHQKLTVENAIETLTLADLHSATHLKKLTLEFIKDGQAKLITKTSGWKDLKSVELIKNIYEYIIEDAVLDVDIK
- the LOC121726375 gene encoding ras-related protein Rab-30-like, with product MEDYKFLFKVVLVGNAGVGKTCLVRRFTQGLFPPGQGATIGVDFMIKTVEVDGEKVKLQIWDTAGQERFRSITQSYYRSAHALILVYDISCQPTFDCLPDWLREIEEYANNKVLRILVGNKTDREDREIPRHIGEDFAQRHGMYFLETSAKEAENVERLFMEIAVELMEQAKCKDVPKYDSLGPINGKASSGTDTSCCLRS